From the Archangium lipolyticum genome, one window contains:
- a CDS encoding OmpA family protein — protein MSHKKPSLHRGTTQRGAPSSTRSSGFVRLSAVATLLLAPAALAQPTGLPRFELERLELNPNGKGSLLMGTGELLPAGGFRLSLAGQYENDPLVMYRDGARLGSVVGDRVTAHLLAAWAPMRWLELGVQLPVVAWQRGDDLSAQGIGAPARTGLSTPTAHVRLGLLAQQREAPVDLALELGVGLPVGSVEALSRDSIVRIAPKVMVGRSFGWLRAGVEAGALVRPTVVLGDTGTVQDELGNEVRLGAVLATTGEGLRGELNVRGTVPLSREPKSLEVLAGLRLPLGASSELYALGGPGFGDTPGTPSFRLLLGVAVGGGERQDASRRDDDGDGVRNGEDTCPAEAGPAERQGCPVKDADKDGLEDGADTCPTEAGPAERQGCPVKDADQDGVEDSADKCPMEAGLAERQGCPVRDADQDGVEDNADKCLLEAGLAERQGCPVRDADKDGLEDGADRCPTEAGLMELRGCPVKDTDGDTVADHLDNCPEEKGVATNQGCPVQKKQLVAIQTGKLEIKEQVFFATGKAVIQKRSFKMLDQVAQVLRQHPEVDRMVIEGHTDDRGNAEANRKLSLARAESVKRYLVGKGVEASRLEAKGFGPDRPIASNKTEKGRATNRRVDFIITTPERELK, from the coding sequence ATGAGCCACAAGAAGCCGTCCCTCCACCGGGGGACGACCCAGCGTGGCGCGCCCTCGTCGACGCGTTCGTCGGGATTCGTGCGCCTGTCCGCCGTTGCCACCTTGCTGCTCGCCCCGGCCGCGCTCGCGCAGCCCACGGGCCTGCCGCGGTTCGAACTGGAGCGTCTGGAGCTCAACCCCAACGGCAAGGGGTCGCTGCTCATGGGCACCGGCGAGCTGCTGCCCGCCGGTGGCTTCCGCCTCTCGCTCGCGGGGCAGTACGAGAATGATCCGCTGGTGATGTATCGCGATGGTGCGCGGTTGGGCTCGGTGGTGGGAGACCGGGTGACGGCGCACCTGCTGGCGGCCTGGGCGCCGATGCGGTGGCTCGAGCTGGGTGTGCAGTTGCCGGTGGTGGCCTGGCAGCGCGGAGATGACCTCAGCGCCCAGGGCATCGGGGCACCGGCTCGCACGGGTCTGTCCACGCCCACGGCGCACGTGCGGTTGGGACTGCTCGCGCAGCAGCGGGAGGCGCCGGTGGACCTGGCGCTCGAGCTGGGCGTGGGGCTCCCCGTGGGCAGCGTGGAGGCGCTCTCGCGGGACAGCATCGTCCGCATCGCGCCCAAGGTGATGGTGGGTCGGAGCTTCGGCTGGCTGCGTGCCGGCGTGGAGGCGGGCGCGCTGGTGCGGCCCACCGTCGTGCTCGGTGACACGGGCACGGTGCAGGACGAGCTGGGCAACGAGGTGCGTCTGGGCGCGGTGCTGGCCACCACGGGCGAGGGGCTGCGCGGCGAGCTCAACGTGCGCGGCACCGTGCCGCTCTCGCGCGAGCCGAAGTCGCTGGAGGTGCTGGCCGGTCTGCGGCTTCCCCTGGGCGCGTCGTCCGAGCTCTATGCGCTGGGCGGTCCCGGCTTCGGTGACACCCCGGGCACGCCGTCCTTCCGGTTGCTGCTCGGCGTGGCCGTGGGCGGTGGGGAGCGGCAGGATGCCTCGCGGCGCGACGACGACGGCGATGGCGTGAGGAATGGCGAGGACACCTGTCCCGCGGAGGCGGGCCCGGCCGAGCGCCAGGGCTGTCCGGTGAAGGACGCGGACAAGGACGGCCTGGAGGACGGTGCGGACACGTGCCCCACCGAGGCGGGCCCGGCCGAGCGCCAGGGCTGCCCGGTGAAGGACGCGGACCAGGACGGCGTCGAGGACAGCGCGGACAAGTGCCCCATGGAGGCGGGTCTGGCCGAGCGTCAGGGCTGCCCGGTGAGGGACGCGGACCAGGACGGTGTCGAGGACAACGCGGACAAGTGCCTCCTGGAGGCGGGTCTGGCCGAGCGTCAGGGCTGCCCGGTGAGGGACGCGGACAAGGATGGCCTGGAGGACGGCGCGGACAGGTGCCCCACGGAGGCGGGCCTGATGGAGCTGCGCGGCTGCCCGGTGAAGGACACCGACGGTGACACCGTGGCGGACCACCTGGACAACTGCCCCGAAGAGAAGGGCGTGGCCACCAACCAGGGTTGCCCGGTGCAGAAGAAGCAGCTCGTGGCCATCCAGACGGGCAAGCTGGAGATCAAGGAGCAGGTGTTCTTCGCCACCGGCAAGGCCGTCATCCAGAAGCGGTCCTTCAAGATGCTGGACCAGGTGGCCCAGGTGCTCCGCCAGCACCCGGAGGTGGACCGCATGGTCATCGAGGGTCACACGGACGACCGGGGCAACGCGGAGGCCAACCGCAAGCTGTCGCTGGCGCGGGCCGAATCGGTGAAGCGCTATCTGGTGGGCAAGGGCGTCGAGGCGTCGCGCCTGGAGGCGAAGGGCTTCGGTCCCGACCGGCCCATCGCGTCCAACAAGACGGAGAAGGGCCGCGCGACCAACCGCCGCGTGGATTTCATCATCACCACCCCCGAGCGCGAGCTGAAGTAG
- a CDS encoding ATP-binding protein, with protein sequence MSTLGTVSTLRRIGWGLGLGLIGWVVNLAALEVLPGVHLLLGPLVVLLAAVLFGPVAGGLAGALSGAGTIWLWGHPWGWLNMILEGVCVGALRRRLTPLVADACYWALSPLYFLLTYRWVEDIPFEATLVAGVKQAVNGLLAALLLQVVLLLPGVRRHLRALLPLPMADVSIGRAFGSALTLGAIIPLLVVGGAEGRARYDTEVRQVNEENLHAARVVANEIESSLQHSRHGVFRLARTLSASLSPEGALPGPHFLEGELDALVSYSPEVVNAYVGSPEGVALAFSPRNDAAGLPLAGTDFSDRPYVQQVRQSREPVVSDVFLGRGGVHGPLVVTAAPIRRGENYAGYVMAAMDLPRLRQHAYTQVRDTERRIRVIDARGGVVLDSSEEGTGQMRSTTGSPLAKALEQVGSGGTGIYESEQDAVMLVRAGTLQHFGMVEVPRLGWRVVVEQPGTRLQRDVERSYFALLGTVGLATVAAVLLALTFSRIIVSPVHGVSHAAARLAAGDRTARASEVAEDSPRELSQLAETFDRMAWQLSRQMEAVERTSREKDAFLSIASHELKTPLTALKAQVQILRRKVPAEHVERLDTVSRQVDRVTRLVNQLLDASQLGLEQLPLERARLDLGEVVRRVAEPLVSASPLHALELEVCPLVGEFDELRMEQVLHNLVTNAIKYSPTGGTIEVHTRVLPGNEAEVVVADRGIGLRVQDEEQLFGRFERGDRRELTSISGIGVGLYVSREIIRRHGGRISLRPREGGGAVATVRLPLSVKPEHDHHVPHRTDH encoded by the coding sequence GTGAGCACCCTGGGCACGGTGAGCACCCTGAGGCGCATCGGATGGGGTCTGGGCCTCGGGCTGATCGGGTGGGTGGTGAACCTGGCGGCCCTGGAGGTACTGCCCGGGGTGCATCTGCTGCTCGGTCCCCTGGTGGTGCTGCTCGCCGCGGTCCTGTTCGGCCCTGTAGCGGGCGGGCTGGCGGGCGCCTTATCGGGCGCGGGGACGATCTGGCTGTGGGGCCACCCGTGGGGGTGGCTCAACATGATTCTCGAGGGCGTCTGCGTGGGCGCGCTGCGCCGGCGCCTCACGCCGCTGGTGGCGGATGCCTGCTACTGGGCGCTGAGCCCGCTGTACTTCCTCCTCACCTACCGGTGGGTGGAGGACATCCCCTTCGAGGCCACGCTGGTGGCGGGGGTGAAGCAGGCGGTGAACGGGTTGTTGGCGGCGCTCCTCCTCCAGGTGGTGCTGCTGCTGCCCGGGGTGCGCAGACACCTGCGGGCGCTGCTGCCGCTGCCGATGGCGGACGTGTCCATCGGGCGCGCGTTCGGCTCGGCGCTCACGCTGGGAGCCATCATCCCGCTGCTGGTGGTGGGCGGGGCCGAGGGCCGCGCGCGCTACGACACCGAGGTGCGGCAGGTGAACGAGGAGAACCTGCACGCGGCCCGGGTGGTGGCCAATGAAATCGAGAGCAGCCTGCAGCACTCGCGCCATGGCGTGTTCCGGCTGGCCCGCACGCTCTCGGCGAGCCTGTCGCCGGAAGGGGCGCTGCCGGGCCCGCACTTCCTCGAGGGCGAGCTGGACGCGCTGGTTTCCTACTCGCCGGAGGTGGTCAACGCCTACGTCGGCAGCCCGGAGGGGGTGGCGCTCGCCTTCTCCCCCCGCAACGACGCGGCGGGCCTTCCGCTGGCGGGGACCGACTTCTCGGATCGGCCCTACGTGCAGCAGGTGCGGCAGTCCCGCGAGCCGGTGGTGAGCGACGTCTTCCTCGGACGAGGGGGGGTGCACGGGCCGCTGGTGGTGACGGCGGCCCCCATCCGCCGGGGAGAGAATTACGCGGGGTACGTGATGGCGGCGATGGACCTGCCGCGGCTGCGCCAGCACGCGTACACCCAGGTGAGGGACACCGAGCGGCGCATCCGGGTCATCGACGCGCGGGGCGGAGTGGTGCTCGACTCGTCCGAGGAGGGCACCGGGCAGATGCGGAGCACCACCGGCTCGCCGCTGGCGAAGGCGCTGGAGCAGGTGGGCAGTGGCGGCACCGGGATTTACGAGAGCGAGCAGGACGCGGTGATGCTCGTGCGCGCGGGGACGCTGCAACACTTCGGCATGGTCGAGGTGCCACGGTTGGGGTGGCGGGTGGTGGTGGAGCAGCCGGGGACACGGTTGCAGCGGGACGTGGAGCGCTCCTACTTCGCCCTGCTGGGGACGGTGGGACTGGCCACGGTGGCCGCGGTGCTGCTGGCGCTCACCTTCTCGCGCATCATCGTCTCGCCGGTGCATGGGGTGTCGCACGCGGCGGCGCGGCTGGCGGCGGGGGATCGCACGGCGCGCGCCTCCGAGGTGGCCGAGGACTCGCCGCGCGAGCTGAGCCAGCTGGCGGAGACGTTCGACCGGATGGCGTGGCAGCTGTCGCGGCAGATGGAGGCCGTCGAGCGCACCAGCCGGGAGAAGGACGCCTTCCTCTCCATCGCCTCGCACGAGCTGAAGACGCCGCTCACGGCGCTCAAGGCCCAGGTGCAGATACTGCGGCGCAAGGTGCCGGCCGAGCACGTGGAGCGGCTGGACACGGTGAGCCGGCAGGTGGACCGGGTGACGCGGCTGGTGAACCAGTTGCTGGACGCCTCGCAGCTCGGCCTGGAGCAGCTGCCGCTGGAGCGGGCGCGGCTGGACCTGGGCGAGGTGGTGAGGAGGGTGGCGGAGCCCCTGGTGAGTGCCTCGCCACTGCACGCACTGGAGCTCGAGGTGTGCCCGCTGGTGGGCGAGTTCGACGAGCTGCGCATGGAGCAGGTGCTGCACAACCTGGTGACCAACGCCATCAAGTACAGCCCGACGGGAGGCACCATCGAGGTGCACACCCGGGTGCTGCCGGGCAACGAGGCGGAGGTGGTGGTGGCCGACCGGGGCATCGGCCTGCGGGTGCAGGACGAGGAGCAGCTCTTCGGACGGTTCGAGCGCGGAGACCGGCGAGAGCTGACGAGCATCTCGGGAATAGGGGTGGGGCTGTACGTGTCACGGGAGATCATCCGCCGCCACGGGGGACGCATCTCGCTGCGCCCACGCGAGGGAGGAGGAGCGGTGGCGACGGTGCGACTACCGCTGAGCGTGAAACCCGAGCACGACCACCACGTGCCCCACCGGACGGATCACTGA
- a CDS encoding class I SAM-dependent methyltransferase has protein sequence MASKTSTAETYAAQHRGNADHYATYFAGMDASMQQKVALTTAHFPTRGRVADMGSGSGRGTHDLACLYSGLELVGVDINPVSVKMAAESYQRPNLRFVVGDIADPVFPPESLDGVLDSSVLHHVTSFNAFSLARLEECLDNQVRALRTGGVIIIRDFLIPDGPSEVFLDLPTTDGSAEGLVPELSTAALFERFARDFRCSVNRDGPVPYTRLASPHAGHVRYRLALRAANEFILRKDYRTDWDVELLEEYTYFSQSQFESAFRRRGLRILSSMPIRNPWIIANRYEGRFHLSDVDGRPLPFPATNYLIVGEKVPPGAGVELREERSEPLATPRFLSLSAWRHEESGHVWELVERPGRTLDLLPWFRQDGQVFVLAKKGFPRPIVNACADHPNLGGAALSGYVTEPLAAITHAGEPPDKAITRILHERAGLPADSIRALGEPVRYFTSPGGVSERVSAYLVEVAPSSTGLPVPDYSPFTSSGSVRELDARQVLRACHVGGMVDARLELNIHRLLRHLGSSPGPWIGASIQLTEQSGGPSWAEDALTPARHVGFSPHEDGAAGYLDLRTGTFSERDAEGRVLASVPREYLVPRGEVSRNTTVALPVVRTREGIRVGIEHRELPVVQHFTGSARIAVSPAWRLPRTFTHLAQVPAFIAERLREEFAVSVRHTWELGGSYHTTPGVTPELVWPFAVEVDADSAHDPRLHWMPLEVLISQLDVVQDAHLLVVAWRLAHALGVLG, from the coding sequence ATGGCCTCCAAGACGAGCACGGCGGAAACCTACGCGGCCCAGCACCGCGGCAATGCGGACCACTACGCCACCTACTTCGCTGGCATGGATGCCTCCATGCAGCAGAAGGTGGCTCTCACCACTGCTCACTTCCCCACGCGCGGCCGTGTGGCCGACATGGGCAGCGGCTCGGGCCGTGGCACCCATGACCTCGCCTGTCTCTACAGCGGTCTGGAGCTGGTCGGCGTGGACATCAACCCGGTGTCCGTGAAGATGGCCGCCGAGTCCTATCAGCGCCCCAACCTCCGCTTCGTCGTGGGCGACATCGCCGACCCCGTCTTCCCGCCCGAGTCCCTCGATGGCGTGCTCGACTCGTCGGTGCTCCACCACGTCACCAGCTTCAATGCCTTCTCGCTCGCCCGCCTGGAGGAGTGTCTGGACAACCAGGTGCGCGCGCTGCGCACCGGCGGCGTCATCATCATCCGCGACTTCCTCATCCCCGACGGACCCTCGGAGGTGTTCCTCGACCTGCCCACGACGGATGGGTCCGCCGAGGGGCTCGTTCCGGAGCTCTCCACCGCCGCGCTCTTCGAGCGCTTCGCGCGCGACTTCCGCTGCAGCGTCAACCGCGACGGCCCCGTGCCCTATACGCGGCTCGCTTCGCCCCACGCGGGGCACGTCCGCTACCGGCTCGCCCTGCGCGCCGCCAACGAGTTCATCCTCCGCAAGGACTACCGCACCGACTGGGACGTGGAATTGCTCGAGGAGTACACCTATTTCTCCCAGTCCCAGTTCGAGTCCGCCTTCCGCCGCCGCGGGCTGCGCATCCTCAGCTCGATGCCCATCCGCAACCCGTGGATCATCGCCAACCGCTACGAGGGCCGCTTCCACCTGAGCGACGTCGACGGCAGGCCGCTGCCGTTCCCCGCCACCAACTACCTCATCGTGGGCGAGAAGGTGCCCCCCGGCGCGGGCGTGGAGCTGCGCGAGGAGCGCAGTGAGCCTCTCGCCACGCCGCGCTTCCTGTCCCTCAGTGCCTGGCGTCATGAGGAGTCCGGTCACGTCTGGGAATTGGTGGAGCGTCCAGGGCGCACGCTCGACCTGCTGCCCTGGTTCCGCCAGGACGGTCAGGTGTTCGTGCTGGCCAAGAAGGGTTTTCCGCGCCCCATCGTCAATGCCTGCGCGGATCATCCCAACCTCGGCGGCGCGGCGCTGTCCGGCTATGTCACCGAGCCCCTCGCAGCCATTACCCACGCCGGTGAGCCGCCGGACAAGGCCATCACCCGCATCCTCCACGAGCGGGCCGGGCTCCCCGCCGACAGCATCCGCGCCCTCGGTGAGCCGGTGCGCTACTTCACCTCGCCCGGTGGCGTGAGCGAGCGCGTGTCCGCGTACCTCGTGGAGGTGGCCCCGTCCTCCACCGGGTTGCCGGTGCCCGACTACAGCCCCTTCACCAGCTCCGGCTCGGTGCGCGAGCTGGATGCGCGCCAGGTGCTCCGCGCGTGCCACGTGGGCGGCATGGTGGACGCCCGGTTGGAGCTCAACATCCACCGTCTGCTTCGCCACCTGGGCTCCTCACCGGGGCCGTGGATCGGCGCCTCCATCCAGCTCACCGAGCAGTCCGGTGGGCCCTCGTGGGCCGAGGATGCGTTGACCCCCGCGCGCCACGTGGGCTTCTCTCCCCATGAGGACGGTGCCGCCGGCTATCTGGACCTGCGTACCGGTACCTTCTCCGAGCGCGACGCGGAGGGCCGCGTGCTGGCCAGCGTGCCGCGCGAGTACCTCGTGCCCCGTGGCGAGGTCAGCCGCAACACCACCGTGGCCCTCCCCGTGGTGCGGACGCGCGAGGGCATCCGGGTGGGCATCGAGCACCGCGAGTTGCCGGTGGTTCAGCACTTCACGGGCAGCGCCCGCATCGCCGTGTCTCCCGCCTGGCGGCTTCCCCGGACGTTCACCCACCTCGCGCAGGTGCCCGCCTTCATCGCCGAGCGCCTCCGCGAGGAGTTCGCCGTCTCGGTGCGCCACACCTGGGAGCTCGGGGGCTCGTATCACACGACCCCGGGTGTTACTCCCGAGCTGGTCTGGCCTTTCGCCGTGGAGGTCGACGCGGACTCGGCTCATGATCCGCGCCTGCACTGGATGCCGCTCGAGGTCCTCATCAGTCAGTTGGATGTGGTTCAGGACGCCCACCTGCTGGTGGTCGCCTGGCGGTTGGCTCATGCGCTGGGCGTGCTGGGTTGA
- a CDS encoding PhzF family phenazine biosynthesis isomerase: protein MTAIVLAEARYARAFISAAARGGNPTWVLPVGMEPGASAAAVDMARALARETSVEVTLEAAGRDFRFIAPDGELSLCLHGLLGGLALARSEGRITGEGRAVAVTTPSGELTARVEVVDAMTFEVSVELGRQLLSPVEVGPEMRAALAAALGLTPGDLPARLWNAGGARLKTLIPLERRERLKAMTVDPAAVERIAAQLGCTGLYAFVVEHADATRAHLAVRHFPAGIGIVEDPATGGSAAAPALWLRRVGGHPGLEHLTLAQGEDMGRPCRLVVEHTGDDDATGWRVGGRVVLEPSPPVVRSGRG from the coding sequence GTGACCGCTATCGTGCTTGCTGAGGCCCGCTATGCCCGCGCCTTCATCTCCGCCGCCGCGCGCGGCGGCAACCCCACCTGGGTATTGCCGGTGGGTATGGAGCCAGGTGCCTCCGCGGCGGCGGTCGACATGGCCCGGGCGCTTGCTCGCGAAACCAGCGTCGAGGTGACACTCGAGGCCGCGGGCAGGGACTTCCGGTTCATCGCGCCGGATGGAGAGCTGAGCTTGTGCCTCCACGGTCTGTTGGGTGGACTGGCGCTCGCCCGAAGCGAAGGGCGCATCACCGGTGAGGGGCGAGCCGTGGCGGTGACAACCCCCTCTGGGGAGCTCACGGCCCGGGTCGAGGTGGTGGATGCCATGACCTTCGAGGTCTCGGTGGAGCTGGGAAGGCAATTGCTGTCCCCGGTGGAGGTGGGACCGGAGATGCGAGCGGCACTGGCCGCGGCCCTCGGACTCACGCCGGGCGACCTGCCCGCGCGGCTGTGGAACGCGGGCGGAGCGCGCCTGAAGACCCTGATTCCGCTCGAAAGACGTGAGCGGCTGAAGGCGATGACCGTGGATCCCGCGGCCGTCGAGCGCATTGCCGCCCAGTTGGGCTGCACTGGCCTCTATGCCTTCGTCGTCGAGCATGCGGACGCGACCCGTGCGCACCTCGCCGTGCGTCATTTCCCTGCTGGCATTGGCATCGTCGAGGACCCAGCCACGGGGGGTTCCGCCGCCGCCCCCGCCCTGTGGCTCAGGCGGGTGGGAGGGCATCCCGGGCTCGAGCACCTGACCCTTGCACAAGGCGAAGACATGGGACGGCCGTGCCGTCTGGTGGTGGAGCACACAGGCGATGACGACGCGACCGGCTGGCGGGTGGGGGGCCGCGTCGTGCTGGAGCCGTCTCCCCCCGTCGTCAGGAGCGGACGCGGATGA
- a CDS encoding zinc-dependent alcohol dehydrogenase family protein, whose amino-acid sequence MSGTMKRWQLRQPGRAHLELADVAIPNPGPGEVLVRVSAVSLNYREKLVLDGGGNSDMPLPFVPTSDMAGEVVATGAGVRRFKEGARVIANFQTDWLEGPAPRPVRSLGGSAPGVLAEYVAMPESWLVAAPTTLDDVRASTLPCAGLTAWTALVELGALRPGQTVVTQGTGGVSLFAVQLASAMGARVIVLSGDEDKLSRARELGAAHGIHRGHTPDWAKVVLDLTDGQGADHILEVVGGENLARSANAIAPGGRISLIGVLEGFEARFPVLPVLQSQGVLQGIFVGHRRGLENLVRAVDQLALEPVIDAVYPLAEFPKALEHLDRGPFGKLVIRVRS is encoded by the coding sequence ATGAGCGGCACGATGAAGCGTTGGCAGTTGCGGCAGCCCGGCCGGGCGCATCTGGAGCTGGCGGACGTGGCGATTCCGAATCCGGGACCGGGCGAGGTGTTGGTCCGCGTCTCGGCCGTGTCGCTCAACTACCGCGAGAAGCTCGTCCTGGACGGCGGAGGCAACTCGGACATGCCCCTGCCGTTCGTCCCCACCTCCGACATGGCGGGGGAGGTCGTCGCCACCGGGGCGGGTGTGCGGCGCTTCAAGGAGGGAGCGCGGGTCATCGCCAACTTCCAGACCGACTGGTTGGAGGGCCCGGCGCCCCGGCCGGTGCGAAGCCTGGGTGGCAGCGCGCCTGGCGTGCTGGCCGAGTACGTGGCCATGCCCGAGAGCTGGCTGGTGGCCGCTCCCACGACGCTGGATGACGTGCGGGCGAGCACGCTGCCATGCGCCGGACTCACGGCCTGGACCGCGCTGGTGGAACTGGGCGCGCTCCGTCCGGGGCAGACGGTGGTCACCCAGGGCACGGGCGGCGTGTCCCTGTTCGCGGTGCAGCTCGCGTCGGCCATGGGAGCGCGGGTCATCGTGCTCTCCGGTGACGAGGACAAGCTCTCCCGCGCCAGGGAACTGGGCGCGGCCCATGGCATCCATCGTGGCCACACGCCCGACTGGGCGAAGGTGGTGCTCGACCTCACGGACGGGCAGGGCGCCGACCACATCCTGGAGGTGGTGGGTGGCGAAAACCTCGCCCGCTCGGCGAATGCCATCGCTCCTGGCGGGCGCATCTCCCTGATTGGCGTGCTGGAGGGGTTCGAGGCCCGCTTCCCGGTGCTTCCGGTGCTTCAGTCGCAGGGCGTTCTCCAGGGCATCTTCGTCGGCCACCGGCGAGGGCTGGAGAACCTGGTGCGCGCGGTGGACCAGCTCGCGCTCGAGCCGGTCATCGATGCGGTCTATCCCTTGGCCGAGTTCCCGAAGGCTCTGGAGCACCTGGACCGCGGGCCATTCGGCAAGCTCGTCATCCGCGTCCGCTCCTGA
- a CDS encoding LysR family transcriptional regulator yields MTDRLSGVLSFVQAAEAGSFALAAQRMGLSRSAIGKSIARLEERLGTRLFQRTTRRQSLTDDGQAFYERCVRALAELEAAEAELDSGRRAPTGRLRVSASVMFGRHCAAPLLWELARQHPGLEVELSFTDRVVDLIEDGYDLAVRVAPLADQAGLTARRLGVQEMVVCAAPAYLARHGRPTSLEELEGHEAIAYGRNGISKPWRFPDGQGGEKLVSVPSRLRFDDGETIADAAVQGVGLAWLPCWLVAERVRGGQLVIVLEQERRYGNEIYAVWPQNKHLPSKVRAAIDVLVARIPERLSSDR; encoded by the coding sequence ATGACGGATCGCCTCAGCGGAGTCCTCTCGTTCGTGCAAGCCGCCGAAGCCGGGAGCTTCGCGCTCGCCGCTCAGCGCATGGGCCTGTCGCGCTCGGCCATCGGCAAGAGCATTGCCCGGTTGGAGGAGCGGCTGGGAACGCGCCTGTTCCAGCGCACCACCCGCCGGCAGAGCCTCACCGATGATGGACAGGCCTTCTACGAGCGCTGTGTGCGCGCGCTGGCGGAATTGGAGGCCGCCGAGGCGGAGCTGGACTCCGGCCGCCGCGCGCCCACCGGCCGCCTGCGCGTGAGCGCGTCGGTGATGTTCGGCCGGCACTGCGCGGCGCCGCTGCTCTGGGAGCTGGCCCGCCAGCATCCCGGGTTGGAAGTGGAGCTCTCCTTCACCGACCGCGTGGTCGACCTCATCGAGGACGGTTACGACCTGGCGGTCCGCGTCGCGCCCCTGGCGGACCAGGCCGGACTGACGGCCCGTCGGCTGGGAGTCCAGGAGATGGTGGTCTGCGCCGCGCCCGCCTACCTCGCCAGGCACGGCCGTCCCACCTCACTTGAGGAGTTGGAAGGTCACGAGGCCATCGCCTACGGGCGCAATGGCATTTCCAAACCCTGGCGGTTTCCGGATGGCCAGGGTGGCGAGAAGCTCGTGTCCGTTCCCTCGCGCCTGCGTTTCGACGACGGGGAGACCATCGCCGACGCGGCGGTGCAGGGGGTGGGGCTGGCATGGCTTCCGTGCTGGCTCGTCGCGGAGCGCGTGCGCGGAGGACAGCTCGTCATTGTCCTGGAGCAGGAGCGCCGCTACGGCAATGAAATCTACGCCGTCTGGCCACAGAACAAGCACCTGCCCTCGAAGGTGCGCGCCGCCATCGACGTGCTCGTCGCACGCATCCCGGAACGGTTGTCGAGCGACAGATGA
- a CDS encoding class I SAM-dependent methyltransferase: MGHPPEYDTLAEEYQQSKLIPFRLELEHYSLFEQLGDLRGKRVLDLACGEGFYSRQMKRRGAATVHGVDVSSAMIELAREAERREPLGCTYAVGDVAGLERLGDFDRVVGCYLLNQARTREQLLDFCRAIRRNLAPGGCFVGVADNPRSDPKHYASYRPYGLTKQVPSPRTEGDLITLTFFNPDGTSFQLTNAYLSPESYEWAFREAGFSSIQWVPVRARPNPDSEAAAFWQRFVEMEPLVLVEARSDGSSVKQ, encoded by the coding sequence ATGGGGCACCCCCCCGAGTACGACACCCTGGCCGAGGAATACCAGCAGTCCAAGCTGATCCCCTTCCGTCTCGAGCTCGAGCACTACAGCCTGTTCGAGCAGCTGGGCGATCTCCGGGGCAAGCGGGTGCTGGACCTCGCCTGCGGCGAGGGCTTCTACAGCCGGCAGATGAAGCGGCGGGGGGCGGCCACCGTTCATGGGGTAGACGTGTCCTCGGCGATGATCGAGCTGGCCCGCGAGGCCGAGCGCCGCGAGCCGCTCGGGTGCACCTATGCGGTGGGCGATGTGGCCGGGCTCGAGCGCCTGGGCGACTTCGATCGGGTGGTCGGTTGTTACCTGCTCAATCAGGCGCGGACGCGCGAGCAGCTCCTGGACTTCTGCCGGGCCATCCGCCGCAACCTCGCGCCGGGCGGATGCTTCGTGGGTGTCGCCGACAACCCGCGCAGTGATCCAAAGCACTACGCGAGCTACCGCCCCTATGGCCTCACCAAGCAGGTCCCCTCGCCACGCACCGAGGGGGACCTCATCACCCTCACCTTCTTCAACCCGGACGGCACGAGCTTCCAGCTCACCAATGCCTATCTGTCACCCGAGTCCTATGAGTGGGCCTTCCGGGAGGCGGGCTTCTCCTCCATCCAGTGGGTGCCCGTGAGGGCGCGCCCCAACCCGGACAGCGAGGCCGCCGCCTTCTGGCAACGGTTCGTGGAGATGGAGCCCCTGGTCCTCGTGGAGGCCCGCTCGGACGGCTCCTCCGTGAAGCAGTAG